In Dermacentor variabilis isolate Ectoservices chromosome 7, ASM5094787v1, whole genome shotgun sequence, a genomic segment contains:
- the LOC142588783 gene encoding endothelin-converting enzyme 1-like — protein MPKQPGKSFHGSKGKQRTPEKQQTPEGVAKSSSTTSPYSATSPIGSATVSPAAETTPKPVGTDGKGDKPARQHGKAGAVKTTKTPMATQGARNQGKSLPGDNVRSATLQDQGKHRGKAASPPPAPPSANKVVNAPAQAEATSPTPERPSIPRRSPTTTTSQPKTSEATKVAPPPKQHTSGLEIAILLACSVAIVLATSAVLYMMLSKRHKRSTIMLCHTDDCHKHAALLTENLDTNLDPCEDFAAYVCSAARNLTLGKTRVNSVSQGMQYMWYEHFGETLRSGASKFPVGRKALAMYDTCLNYSQGAPQHKKFLEHLRRSGLDWPGPPATLVSSLAVIVNFGYRWRSPLWIAVSVLQNNSLGSTAARRRVLVRPGMYIPAMLEQHQDAKATFNYIEYWKQYLDHLYPDEASRPALNETAVDEVRRMEMDVLQNLGSVLSSKDPEPTVLSFRQLPEAVPNVSTEVWLQSFQATLTLEPTLNADDEIVVRDIKLLKVVAKLLSNYTEIELNRHLAWLLVQYYAPVADYRLLVGKYGDEKEAKAYLRDFCARTVEEPFRALVLALSLVSRVAAPDRKIIEDGFNGLISAAVDRINVSIWADSKSKEQIIKKLQAVKEAFWPPGALLKSSTLENIYANFAEKAGSLAEFWIHNSVAAFSVNVTQEYEEAMRLRWNNLPGYASYNYVLNTLELAMSAMEAPAYYRNGTRAMLHGGLLFIMANQLIRAMDQKGLRWTTDGTAANNSLVTNYTLKELQKKERCLEGASSPFPELPAFAVSVTAMRKAHERDGGQITFLREDLSEDKVFYMTLCYLSCDSSGQRNPQAPDCNKVVRNSVSFSKAFNCPVNSPMNPKKKCFYFKKNPR, from the exons ATGCCAAAGCAGCCGGGCAAGTCATTTCATGGATCTAAAGGCAAGCAGCGCACACCTGAAAAACAACAGACTCCAGAGGGCGTCGCAAAGTCCTCGTCGACCACGTCGCCTTACAGCGCGACTTCTCCGATCGGAAGTGCCACCGTTAGCCCCGCAGCG GAGACAACGCCGAAACCGGTTGGCACGGACGGCAAGGGTGACAAGCCCGCTCGTCAACATGGCAAGGCGGGTGCCGTCAAGACCACCAAGACCCCCATGGCTACTCAGGGTGCGCGCAACCAGGGCAAGAGTCTGCCGGGAGACAACGTCCGTTCCGCCACACTTCAAGACCAGGGAAAGCACAGAGGGAAAGCAGCATCGCCGCCTCCCGCGCCCCCGTCCGCAAACAAAGTGGTCAACGCACCGGCGCAGGCAGAAGCGACGTCACCAACGCCGGAGCGGCCTTCTATTCCAAGGAGATCTCCCACTACAACCACGTCGCAG CCGaaaacttctgaagcaacaaaggtGGCGCCACCGCCGAAACAGCACACTTCGGGCCTCGAGATTGCAATCCTTCTGGCCTGCTCCGTAGCCATCGTGCTCGCCACGTCTGCCGTTTTGTACATGATGCTGTCGAAGCGACACAAACGGAGCACCATTATGTTATGCCACACTGATGACTGCCACAAGCACGCGGCTCTACTCACCGAAAACCTCGACACGAACCTCGATCCTTGCGAGGACTTTGCGGCCTACGTGTGCTCAGCGGCGCGTAATTTGACCCTCGGCAAAACGCGGGTCAATTCTGTCAGCCAAGGCATGCAGTACATGTGGTACGAGCATTTTGGCGAAACACTCCGCAGCGGCGCCAGCAAGTTTCCAGTCGGACGGAAGGCCTTGGCCATGTACGACACGTGCTTGAACTATTCGCAGGGAGCGCCACAACACAAGAAGTTCCTCGAACATTTGAGACGCAGTGGACTAGACTGGCCCGGACCGCCCGCCACACTAGTGTCCTCATTGGCTGTAATTGTGAACTTCGGTTACAGGTGGCGCTCGCCACTCTGGATAGCGGTGAGTGTGTTACAGAATAACTCTCTGGGCTCCACAGCCGCAAGACGGCGCGTCCTGGTTAGGCCAGGAATGTACATCCCCGCCATGCTAGAGCAGCATCAGGACGCCAAAGCAACTTTCAACTACATTGAGTACTGGAAGCAATACCTCGATCACTTGTACCCAGACGAAGCTTCGCGACCTGCACTCAACGAAACTGCAGTTGACGAAGTCCGACGCATGGAGATGGATGTGCTGCAGAATTTGGGCTCTGTGCTCTCTTCTAAGGACCCAGAGCCAACGGTATTATCGTTCCGCCAACTCCCAGAAGCTGTCCCGAACGTGTCGACTGAAGTCTGGCTTCAAAGTTTTCAAGCTACTCTCACTCTAGAACCGACGCTGAATGCCGACGATGAGATTGTTGTCAGAGACATTAAGTTGCTTAAGGTAGTAGCCAAGCTGCTCTCTAATTACACTGAGATAGAGCTTAACAGGCACTTGGCGTGGTTACTTGTGCAGTACTACGCTCCCGTGGCCGATTACCGCCTACTCGTCGGCAAATATGGCGACGAGAAGGAAGCCAAGGCGTACCTACGCGACTTCTGCGCTCGAACCGTGGAAGAGCCTTTCAGGGCACTCGTTCTCGCACTCAGCCTCGTGTCACGTGTCGCGGCACCGGATCGAAAGATCATCGAAGACGGCTTCAATGGCCTCATCTCGGCAGCCGTTGACAGGATCAACGTTTCTATCTGGGCCGACTCGAAGAGCAAGGAGCAAATTATAAAGAAGCTGCAAGCTGTGAAGGAGGCGTTCTGGCCTCCCGGCGCTTTGCTGAAGAGCAGCACCCTTGAGAATATCTACGCAAATTTCGCAGAAAAGGCAGGCTCTCTCGCAGAGTTCTGGATACACAATAGTGTAGCAGCGTTCAGCGTGAACGTAACTCAAGAGTACGAGGAAGCCATGAGGCTGCGCTGGAACAATCTCCCAGGATACGCTAGCTACAACTACGTCTTGAACACGTTGGAACTTGCAATGTCCGCAATGGAAGCACCCGCGTACTACCGGAACGGCACTCGGGCTATGCTGCATGGTGGTTTGCTTTTTATTATGGCGAACCAGCTGATCCGAGCGATGGACCAAAAAGGCCTGCGCTGGACGACCGATGGAACTGCGGCCAACAACAGCCTAGTCACCAACTACACGCTGAAGGAACTTCAAAAGAAGGAACGTTGCCTTGAAGGAGCATCGAGCCCCTTCCCAGAACTACCTGCATTTGCAGTATCCGTCACTGCGATGAGAAAGGCGCACGAACGAGATGGGGGCCAGATTACCTTCCTTCGTGAAGACCTTTCGGAAGACAAGGTGTTTTATATGACACTCTGCTACCTGTCATGCGACAGCTCTGGTCAAAGAAATCCACAAGCTCCGGACTGCAACAAAGTAGTGCGAAATTCCGTATCTTTCTCGAAAGCATTTAACTGCCCTGTGAATTCACCCATGAACCCCAAGAAGAAATGCTTCTACTTCAAGAAGAACCCGCGGTAA